A portion of the Syntrophus gentianae genome contains these proteins:
- a CDS encoding DUF4255 domain-containing protein yields the protein MSLPRSSLSQVCRAIADFVGVGLNASANSIQVMIGSPASAAPSVTDTTHRVNLFFYRIEPAGFFPGDTPGDPWWVRLHCLVTGFGIEEEQVSAGENDLRLLGEVMRLFHETPVQTALTVDDETFRLQVIFLPLGADDLNHIWSTQGDVSYRPSIAYEMALAPVLPREPRPESPLVGRIGSEVRAVSIARTSPFSGATAAPPVPRSTVDNSRPDWAPVICFVADEVCAGSLLFALGSQELTDFVPAVWVAGEPGAAVTLAWQRWTSSGGWQDEADTTNTTATSLTLDPELGGDAQTVEFALPVDLVSGGGQAVLYAERSWVRGADGVTVKVRSNPLLVTVYGGA from the coding sequence ATGTCCCTTCCGCGCTCATCACTCTCCCAGGTCTGCCGGGCCATTGCCGATTTCGTCGGCGTGGGGCTCAACGCCAGCGCCAATTCGATCCAGGTCATGATCGGTTCCCCGGCCAGCGCCGCACCGTCCGTCACCGACACGACCCACCGGGTGAATCTCTTCTTCTACAGGATCGAACCGGCGGGATTCTTTCCCGGCGACACGCCCGGCGATCCCTGGTGGGTGCGGCTCCACTGCCTCGTCACCGGTTTCGGCATCGAGGAAGAGCAGGTAAGCGCCGGAGAGAACGACCTGCGCCTCCTCGGCGAGGTGATGCGGCTCTTCCACGAGACGCCGGTGCAGACCGCGCTCACGGTGGACGACGAGACCTTCCGCCTCCAGGTGATCTTTCTTCCCCTGGGCGCCGATGACCTGAATCACATCTGGTCGACCCAGGGTGACGTGAGTTACCGCCCTTCCATTGCCTACGAGATGGCCCTGGCGCCGGTACTTCCCCGGGAGCCCCGTCCCGAAAGCCCGCTGGTGGGGCGGATCGGTTCCGAAGTCCGCGCCGTTTCCATAGCCCGGACCTCACCCTTTTCCGGGGCAACCGCCGCGCCGCCTGTTCCCCGGTCGACGGTGGACAACTCGCGGCCGGACTGGGCGCCGGTCATCTGTTTCGTGGCAGACGAGGTGTGCGCCGGCAGCCTTCTCTTCGCCCTCGGGAGCCAGGAACTGACCGATTTCGTTCCTGCCGTCTGGGTGGCCGGGGAGCCGGGAGCTGCCGTCACCCTTGCCTGGCAGCGATGGACGAGCAGTGGCGGCTGGCAGGATGAAGCAGATACAACGAATACCACGGCGACGTCCCTTACCCTTGATCCCGAGCTGGGCGGTGATGCGCAGACCGTTGAATTCGCCCTTCCCGTGGACCTTGTCTCCGGCGGAGGCCAGGCGGTCCTCTATGCCGAGCGGAGCTGGGTGCGGGGGGCGGACGGGGTGACGGTGAAGGTGCGGAGCAATCCTCTTCTGGTCACCGTTTACGGAGGGGCGTGA
- a CDS encoding ATP-binding protein, which translates to MESTVWTRGEACFASEWERIGLLAHILAESRQGRQASQGELDQLRTLQQQVEAFRREEGGWAAVAPPGLSPLEFDVLACAAAPEAEPRLGWLFMTLQPGAPTPYPTPALLQEILAIAPEETPLLYGALSETSPLRLGGLIEVAGGDPYQPLRPAAGVTARLLGRPAVTGDLPGAVLVKTPARWEDLVLPSDRVAMLQEFLLWITHKATVVGEWGGGDCGGPVALFAGPSGTGKTFAAAVLAARLEWPLYRVDLGRLVSKYIGETEKNLNRLFDAAHGQPMILQFDEADSLFSKRGEVREARDRYANMEVSHLLARIESHSGPVILTTNLRKHLDPAFARRFQVVVDFPRPDAEARTRLWQRLLPPRMPRDPGVAPAFLGAAVNLTGGSIRNAALHAAYLAAGAGSPLNLGHVALAIWRELGKDGRELSRTDLGPMAPFLPREVPC; encoded by the coding sequence ATGGAATCCACCGTGTGGACCAGGGGAGAGGCTTGCTTCGCATCCGAGTGGGAGAGGATCGGCCTGCTGGCACATATCCTGGCAGAGTCCCGCCAGGGGCGGCAGGCATCCCAGGGTGAACTGGATCAGCTTCGGACGTTGCAGCAGCAGGTGGAGGCCTTCCGCCGGGAGGAGGGGGGATGGGCCGCGGTGGCGCCCCCCGGACTTTCTCCTCTGGAGTTCGACGTCCTTGCCTGTGCGGCCGCGCCAGAGGCGGAACCCCGGCTTGGGTGGCTTTTCATGACGCTTCAGCCCGGTGCGCCGACTCCTTACCCGACGCCGGCGCTCCTTCAGGAGATCCTGGCCATAGCCCCCGAGGAAACGCCGCTCCTTTACGGAGCCCTTTCCGAGACATCGCCCCTGCGCCTCGGCGGCCTTATCGAAGTGGCGGGGGGAGACCCTTACCAGCCGCTCCGTCCGGCGGCGGGGGTGACGGCCCGGCTTCTGGGCCGCCCTGCCGTTACCGGAGATCTGCCGGGGGCGGTCCTGGTGAAAACGCCGGCCCGGTGGGAAGATCTTGTGCTGCCGTCGGACCGGGTTGCCATGCTCCAGGAGTTTCTCCTCTGGATCACCCACAAGGCCACCGTGGTCGGCGAATGGGGAGGCGGCGATTGCGGCGGCCCCGTGGCACTCTTCGCCGGCCCGTCGGGGACTGGAAAGACCTTTGCCGCCGCGGTCCTCGCCGCCAGGCTGGAGTGGCCCCTCTACCGGGTCGATCTGGGGCGGCTGGTGAGCAAGTACATCGGAGAGACGGAAAAGAACCTGAACCGCCTTTTCGACGCGGCCCACGGCCAGCCGATGATCCTGCAGTTCGACGAGGCCGACAGCCTCTTCAGCAAGCGGGGAGAGGTGAGGGAGGCCCGGGATCGTTACGCCAACATGGAGGTGAGCCACCTCCTGGCCCGCATCGAGTCCCACTCGGGGCCGGTGATCCTCACCACCAACCTCCGCAAGCACCTGGACCCGGCCTTTGCCCGTCGTTTCCAGGTGGTTGTGGATTTTCCCCGCCCCGATGCCGAGGCCCGGACACGGCTCTGGCAGCGGCTCCTGCCGCCCCGGATGCCCCGGGACCCGGGGGTTGCCCCCGCCTTCTTGGGTGCCGCCGTCAACCTGACCGGCGGGAGCATCCGCAACGCCGCCCTCCACGCGGCATACCTGGCCGCCGGAGCGGGGAGCCCCCTCAACCTGGGGCACGTGGCCCTGGCGATCTGGCGGGAGTTGGGCAAGGACGGCCGGGAACTCTCCCGCACCGACCTGGGGCCCATGGCGCCTTTCCTGCCCAGGGAGGTCCCATGCTGA